A segment of the Pseudomonadota bacterium genome:
TTGAGGGCAAACAGGTGCTGACGCTGCGCAATGGCAACGTCGACCCGAGTCAGAAGCAAGGTGGCGCAAACGGCTGGTTGATCTCCCCGCTTTTTCAGAACCTGAAGCAACATCGAGATCGACTCAAGATGATCGCCAGCCGCAACGCGCGCCGGCCCTTTCGCGGTGAGGTCAGAGTCATCGCCGACAAACGCACGCCGTTCAAGACGCTGGGCGAAGTGATCTACACCCTGGGTCAGGCCGAGTTTGGCTCCCTGCGTTTCGTGGTGCTTAAGGAAGGCGAGGGCTAGGGCCAGGGCTGCCTGCCGGCAGAGCACCCAGCGGCAGGTGGGCGCCGGCGCAGGTCTTCGCGTCGCGCCGGCGCCAGACGTACGCAGTGCGCCCGCCATCCTGGGTCGGTGGCAGCGCGCAGTAGCGCTTTCGCAGCAGGGCGGCCACTCGGGGCAGGCGCGCGATGGAGAAGCCGCCGAGCTTCGCCGGCATATCCAAGACCAAGGCCGGCCGATTCCGCTTCAGCTCGTTCAGGAATACTCTGCGCGCGCCGCGCCCGATGCGCTCGGGTTTCGCTTCGTGCCAGAACGGAGGCATGATGCCTGCAAGCGGCGAGCTGAATACGAAGCGAGTGCCAGGCAGTCTCTTGCATGCGATGTACAGGTCCGCATCCCAACCCCAAACCACGATGGGCTCGTCCGGCCGACTGTAATTGTGGATGGTCTGGCATAGTGCCGCCGGGTAGGCTCTCGTCCAGCCACCCCCGCGGCGAGACGCCACGAAGTCGCGGTAGCGTGCATGGCCGGTGAGGGTCAAGATCGCGGCCAAGCACAACGCCACCATGATCTGCGCGGTTTGCCGCACTCGAGCGCGGCCGAAGCGCAGCGCGCTTTCGATATGCAGGCCAAGGAGCAAGCCACCGAGGGGCACGGCGTGAATGAAGTGGTGGCCCCAAAAGCGCATGTGACTCATTCCGCCAGCAAGTGCCCCAACGGTCAGAAGCACGACGGTGGCCTCGAAGCCGGTCGCTGCGTACCGCTGAAGCAGGTTGCCCCCGGCGCCGAGCATCGAGCTCGAGCAGCGAATCAGCGACAGCGTGGGCAGCAGCACGACCAGCAGCGAGGCAAAGGGCGCTATCTTGGCGGTAGCAGCGAGCCCGCTCATGAAGCTCCGCCAGTCGTAGGGCTCTGCGTAGGCGGAAAACACGTACTCGACCGTCCAGTAGTAGAGCGAGTACAGCTCGCCGTGCGCAGCGTAGAACGACAGCACGGCCGCCCACGGCGCGAGCCAACCCGCCAGCATGCTGCCGGCCTCGACGATCAGGCGCCTGCGATCCCAGCGTGCGTGTACCGCCGAGCCCATGGCCCACAGCAGCAGCGGCGCGATCAGGGGAATGCAGGTTTGTTTGGTGAGGCCGGCAAGCGCAGCGAAGGTTCCGCCAAGAAACAGCAACACGCAGCGATTCCGACCTTGCCGTGTCCGGTGCACGGCCAGCGCGGCCATGAGCACAGCGAGCATCAGCAGCGGTTTGGCGACGGGCTCGCCCGTCACGCCCCACGCCGGCCCGTCCACCATCACGCAGCCGAATATCAAGAACTCGAAACCGCTGGCGATGGCTCCGACCAGCGGCCTTCGCACCGCAAGCCCAAGCGCGAAGCAGCTGATCATCGTGGTCAGGTGAGCCGCCCCCACGAGCACGTGAACACCGAGCCAGCTGAAGCGGCCGCACAGCAGCTGACTGATGGCGGAGGCCCAGTACAGGACAGGGCCACGCAGGCTCACCGCATCCACGTAGGGCAGCCAGCGGCCAGCGATGAGGCGCTCGGCAAAAGCAGCAACATACCCGTCGTCAAACCCGATCGGGCCGTCGAAGCCTGCAAAGAACACGGCCAACAGCGTCATGTAGAGCATGCCCACAGCGAACAGCAGCCATGCGGTCGCTAGCGCGAGTCGCGCTCTTGAGAGCCGGAGCCAGCGCGTCGCGCGCAGGGCTGAGCCCAAGCCGGTCTGAGCGGGTTGCTCGGCGTCGGCACTTTTCATCGACACTCGCTTCGCCCTGTCGCCTGTGATCCCACGGCCGAGCATGGTTTTGGCGACGCCAGCTACCTACCAGCTGGCGGGGACCTCTTCAACGCCCAATGCTACCAAGGCGCAATGTCTTTGACGCGCAGTGGCTCCAAGGCGCAGTGGCTCCAAGGCGCAGTGGCTTCAAGGCGCAGTGGCTTCAAGGCGCAGTGCGTCCCCAAAGCGCGGTGCGTCCCCAAAGCGCGGTGCGTCCCAAAGCGCGGTGCGTGGTCGCTTGCCGACTCCTGCGAAGCAGCGAAGCGCGGCGCCGTCTCAGCGGGGCAGTGCCAGGCTGGCGGTCTCCTCGGCGTAACCGAGCACGAACGCGCTAAGCGCATCGTTTGGCGCTGTTGGCACCCGTGTGCCCAGCGCGCCGGGACCTCGACCCAGCAGGCGCATGCTGTGGAAGATTCGATCGTAGACGAGGATGCGCCGCCCGTCGGTCACCGCGGTCACATCGAGCACCTTGGCGCCGTTGTGCAGGTAACGCCACGCGTCCGTGAGCACCAAGCGGCGTTGCTGCGGTTCGCCGGGCAGCCCGGCCGAAAGTAGATCGCGCCCATCGCTGACGCCTGGAAGCGGCGTGTTCGTCAGCTTCAGGATCGTTGGGAACACATCGATCAGGCTAACGGTGTTGTCGATCACGGCCGGTGCGATGCCGGGCCCCTTGAGCATCAGGGGAATGCGCGCGGTCGCCTCGTCCAGCACGAAACCGTGGGAGCGGCTGAAGGGGCCCAGGGTTTCACCATGGTCGGCGGCCAGGATGACGGTGGGCGTCGGCCGGCGTTGCTCCAAGGCTGCGAGCAAGCGTGCCACCTGCCCGTCCCAAAACCGCACCTCGTGATCGTAGCCATCGGCGATGCTGGGACCGTAGGTTGGCGTGCCCGCGTGGATCAGCGTGGGCGTGTGGGGTCCGAAGTAATGCACCCACAGGAAGAAGTGCTGGCCGGGGGCGATGCCTGCGAGCTCGGCCAGCGCGGTATTCGTTGTTTCGCGGTCCGTGTGGTACTTGCCCACACGCTGCTCGACGATCACGTAGCGTTGAAACCCCCTGGAGAGCCCGACGCCCGGTCCGAGCATGGGCGAGAAGCCGTCGTCGACCACTGCCGCCGTGATCATACCGCGTTGAGCCAGCAGTTGCGCGAGGGTGGGGTGAGGGTCGGCGTTCGGCACCGGGAAGTAGTGCAGCAGGCGCTCGCCCGGTCCTAGTGTGTGGAGCTCAAACGGACGTACGAGTCGGTATTGGGTCGTTTCGTAGCAGGGCTCCCAGAGCAGCCGGCGCGCGTACTGGCCGCGCATCATGGGAGCGAGCGCGATCACGGTCCAGCCTCCGCTGCTGAACGCGTTGCGAAACACGAGCGCTCCTTGGGACCAGCGATCGACGGCGGGCGTTGTTGCGCGACCCATGAAGTTGTAGGCCGGGTTGTACGTACCCATGTGGTCCGGTCGCAGCGCGTCCACGGTGATGAGGACGACGCTGCGTTGCACCGGTCCCTGGTATGCGACCGGCGGGCTGGGTGCTGGCGCACGGTGGGTTGCGTCCCCCAACATGCAGTTGTCGTCCACGCCGTTATTGGGAATCTCGGGCGCTGCCGGGTGGATGCGCCCGTTGAAGTCGTTGCAGTCGCCACCGCCGAGCAACCCGGAGTAACCGTCCCGGTCGAGGTCCAAGACTGCACGCGCTGTCCGCACGAACAGGGCTGGAAAAGGCCGAATCATGAGCCCTTCCAGTGCTCGCACGCGATGCTGGTCCAGCGTGACCAGCGTGAGCCCGAGCCAACCGAGCAACAGGACCACCGCGCACCGCGTCATGCGCGGGACCCTGAGCTCGGGTTGAGCGAGGGCCACACCCAAGCCCAGCAGCGCGACGGCGGCGACGCGCCCG
Coding sequences within it:
- a CDS encoding biopolymer transporter ExbD, which produces MADDDDKEHATLADVKRVINKRNRRGAEEEVEGLNIYPMMDMMTILLVFLIANFSTQDAEIVQSEELQIPVSTSQVEAAQALGLIISAAGIVVEGKQVLTLRNGNVDPSQKQGGANGWLISPLFQNLKQHRDRLKMIASRNARRPFRGEVRVIADKRTPFKTLGEVIYTLGQAEFGSLRFVVLKEGEG
- a CDS encoding sulfatase-like hydrolase/transferase, which gives rise to MIGRLDGASWMGWLAGRRSLWRGLPPYGESLAVAAALGLIADSALVRGPQGAEYWVFASGLALAFGTGFGLLLSLSFVLLGALPRWLRVAGVCTASIAIGALFAQSLAAFARLSGRYFALALGTLVACAVGAALAAALILLSTPAEGAPSGRLASLSRPWRLLVAAALAAAAICVHVLDRRLFVGLYPQVHLLGRVAAVALLGLGVALAQPELRVPRMTRCAVVLLLGWLGLTLVTLDQHRVRALEGLMIRPFPALFVRTARAVLDLDRDGYSGLLGGGDCNDFNGRIHPAAPEIPNNGVDDNCMLGDATHRAPAPSPPVAYQGPVQRSVVLITVDALRPDHMGTYNPAYNFMGRATTPAVDRWSQGALVFRNAFSSGGWTVIALAPMMRGQYARRLLWEPCYETTQYRLVRPFELHTLGPGERLLHYFPVPNADPHPTLAQLLAQRGMITAAVVDDGFSPMLGPGVGLSRGFQRYVIVEQRVGKYHTDRETTNTALAELAGIAPGQHFFLWVHYFGPHTPTLIHAGTPTYGPSIADGYDHEVRFWDGQVARLLAALEQRRPTPTVILAADHGETLGPFSRSHGFVLDEATARIPLMLKGPGIAPAVIDNTVSLIDVFPTILKLTNTPLPGVSDGRDLLSAGLPGEPQQRRLVLTDAWRYLHNGAKVLDVTAVTDGRRILVYDRIFHSMRLLGRGPGALGTRVPTAPNDALSAFVLGYAEETASLALPR